In Lycium ferocissimum isolate CSIRO_LF1 chromosome 7, AGI_CSIRO_Lferr_CH_V1, whole genome shotgun sequence, the sequence TACATTTTTAAAGTTGCTCTATATTGTTTTTTCTCATACTATCagaatatataatttaaattttcaatctCATGATacataaaattatttacaaattacatcTTATCCTTGTTATCCACAGCCTCCAATTCCACCACCCCCGCCCCTGCATCCACCACAGCCACCACATCCTCCACCACTCGTTCCCCCCTTCGCCACCACAGCCACCACTCGTCCCCCCTACACCACCAGTCGTCCCTCCATCATcactaccaccaccaccattGTAAGCACTAGTGATAACAGGGGCCGAGGCAACTACAGCAGCAGCAGCTCCTAGAATAACCATTCCACCATCTCTCATTGCTTTAATTTCGCCTTTTTCAACATCGCGATTCGCTTGTATAGGCGGAGGAGGAGGAGGGTTGTGGCTCTTTTTCTTTCGGCAACTTTTGCAAATACAATACAGAATCAAAACTAAAGCTGCCACAGAGCCAGAGACTATGAGTGCAATTGCATATgctttcatcttttaattgtAACTTATTAACTGATACTCAGCTGAAAACTCTTTGTCATGCTTTTATAGAATCAGATTGCGTAACCAAAGGAACTGCAACTTCAATTTTCTATACAAGTTTACTCATGAACAAGATTATAAGATTCTACCAAATTAGAGCTTGGAAACTTGATGGAAATTCTCTACATTAGACTTTTGGctcccttaataaatttttatagtaaatattttctttatcgAGTcagaaatatagaaagaggtaAGACCAATAGGCCTTATTTTAAGTCGCCACAATTTTGACATTGTAGTTGAGTGGTGAAGAAGAAAAACGTAGCAGTTTCTTTGAATCTTTCTCTTGCTTAACTCCCTGCAGCTTAATTAGTACCTAGAAAATGCATGAATTTGTTTTTATTGAATAATAAAATTGTCAATTTCCGATGGACGTTACCTCAAAATTTGGCTCGTTGGTAAAGGGGTTTCTACCGTAAAATGTGTTGAAGACGTTGCCAACTAACCAAATTCCGGACAAATTTTATCGAAAATTAGCAATTTTCTGACAACAAACTAGTTAGAGATATGAAATAGTGAAATGAGTCATCGTCCATAATTTATTAGTATGAGTTCTCCTACATCCTAGAGAAAGCATGatagtttttctttaaaaatatttgtgtgtttatttattatttcgtagatttaatatttattcttgCAATGGTTTTGTAGTAGTATTGTCAATTTATTCTTAGCTGGTTTAACATTTGAATTTCAGCAGTTTGTTTCTTAGAATAATTGCTAGAATGTCATATAGAATCTCTGTTTGATGCCATGACAACAGCGCCCATGGCCTAATGGATAAGGCGCTTGACTTCTAATCAAGCGATTGTGGGTTCGAGTCCCACTGGGCGTGAACTTGTGGTTGTGTTActatttgttttttgtttgataGATGACATGAATTGAGTATAAATAATTTGTATACCTTATcctaattttgttttgtttgatgtTTTCTCCTTGTCACTCTAGACCAGTTTCTTAAATATCCTAaggtcaattattttttatttataccCAGTAGTTGTTTCCGATATACGGATACTCAAAGCGATATTGTATTACTCATAGGATAAATTAATCTCTTGATTCAATAGATATGTGTATCTTTTTtctgaaagaagaaaaaattgaagataaaAAGTTTTGATAACATAAGGGAAGAATGTACACAAccaagaagaaagaagatgtGACGCTCAATCGGTTATTTGagattaaagttgaaattaCTCATTTGAAATGGAAACATTGAAACCATACATAAATtgagcaaaggaaatcaaaacaaattaaaGCAAAGGGGAAAATATAAAAGCATTTGAGAACATGGAACAACTGACGGAAAATTTGGATATGCCAAAATCTGGCCTAAATTAATTAGTCAGATTTTGCAATTATGGTGAGCAAGAAATCCTTGTAGCTTCCATTAGCAACTTCTTCAATCTTGCCAGCCAAGGTAGTTCCATATTTGCTGTGGAATTCTTCTTTGATTAGCTTCATATCATTGTCGTCTGCTCTTGTAACTATGACTCGAGTCACTGAGTCTTTGGCAGTTTCATCCACATCCAATCTTAAGGACgcgatcaaaatctataaaataagaaatatttgaaaatgagaaaaataccaagtaaaacatttcaaaacaaaaaagggtAGAAAACACAAGAATGTACGGTTATATTTATCAGCGTCGTGATTGATATTATTTACCTTGCTGAAGTATGCTTGTGGTGCACAAAGGCATTGGACTACTTGTTTCGAGATCAATTCACCATCAAGATcctgaagaaaaaaattgagattATCGATCATCTTAAATTAATGGCATAAAGAGTTATGAACGATCACTGCATAGAAgttgaactcttttttttattaccTCGTCCAAGAAGTTGCCGGTCAATTCCTTGTAGTGGTTATAGATGGCCTTAAGATGGAGCTTGCTTCTGTGTGAGAGGATCCTCACAATCTCTTCATTCTCAATCAGCTTCTTCTTAGCATCTTTTATTGCATTCACAAACACCTTTGCCTCAGCTTTTGCAAGATCTTCATTCACTCTTGGCCCTTCATAACGGTAGGAACTCACAAGAGCAACTAGAAGCTGTTTATCATAACAAAATGGTAAATTAGTAAATATTGCCGCCAATATCTCTATTATGAGGATTCATCATAAATTGATAAGTTTTACCCTGGCTGACAGCCAATCGCAGAAtaactacaacaataataataatttctaaGGAGAATAATAACAATTGGCAtgaaaagaattgaaaatttcggccaaaaaaaataaaagagtaaATTTCTAAAATGGTCTATGAACTTATTGAAATTATCAGATAAAGTCacttatcttatttttatattaatatacTCACTCAACTTATACCATTTTTCCTATAACTCTGGGCGGATAACCCCATTGTTTCACATGAAATCTGACCCAGACGAGCCCCACAGAATAAAATTAGTGCATACAACTTCaagcataaaagaaaagacagAAGAAAGACCTTTCTTTCGTGAGTTTTGATATGGTGAGCAATGTCTTCCTCAATTGAGTGTTCAAAAAGGGAGTGATAGGCTTTCCTCGCACCCAAAAGGTCCTCAGAGGATCGAGTGCAAGCAGTCTCAATGAGAACATTATGTTGAGGTACTTTCAACAACAATGCCTCCTTAAACAAACGAGCATCCCTTTCCCATGGGTGCATTGTGTACAGCACCACTGCATCCTACAATATTAAACACATATTTCTTAACGTTATTCTATTTTACATAGGAcgtcaattttttgttttcaaacaaAATGTACCTTAAGACGCAAAAATTCTTGACGAAGCTGAAGGATATGTTGATCATTCCATCTCTGGAATTGACGTTCATCTTCTGTGAAGAATCCAGGGGTGCTTACCCTGTAGGATGCCCTCTGATGGGGATTCCATCTTCCCAATAATGAGATGAATAAATTCTCATCCACACCAAGTCCTGCAAATTTGTATTTATAAAATTGAATCAGAAAATATCAATTTCCAATCAAAATTGAACTCACTATATGCACTGAAGGAAATCATTCTAATTACATTCTCAGGCAACACCATAGCATATGGTGTTGGATGTTGCATTTGTTACTGGAGGATTCAAATAGAGCATTTAGTAGAATGTTCAGTTTTTAATTTTAGTAAAAGTCTAATAATTTAATTGTAAGAGGTGTTTACTAACTTTGTTTACGTGACAATGTAAAGGCTTATAATCTGTGTTTACATGGGTATATAAAGGCCTAAGATTACTGAAAATTTATATGAGATAAAATTTCAATCATATTCTCAACCTTGTTGCGTGCATTTCTCTTagcgaaatcataacatatagAACGGCCGTATTAGATAGGCTAAAGGTAAACGAAAAACTTGTAATGTGTAATTAAAATTTGCTAAGAGGGAAATATATAAGAGAGGAACCTGAGAAAGCCTTGGTTAGAGCTGCATATGCATTAGCCTCTGACATTTTCTTCTGTAATTAGTCTATTGAGTTTTTTTGGTGTGTgtaaaaaagagagaagatagTTGAGACTTGAGGTGTGGGACTTGTCATTCAATTCGAACTATATTTATATTGGTTATTAGGGGTACTTCTGTCATTTAATCAATTACCAGCCGGGTATCTAAGTTTGACTAAAGCTGAAAAGACCAAAGTAGCCCTTGGTGTATACCATTAATAGCATTCATTGATGTCGTTTAATTAATAAAACAAtgaatataaaattataaagacGTGGCCATTTAATTCTTGCACCTtcccttgttcatgaaaataCAGCTAGTAACGCCTTgtgttatttaaaaaattaatagtcAAAGTCTTTAAGTACATTATTTAATTAAGTTAAATCTCTATGATATCTTTTTAGTTAATGTCAGTAAATGAATATATGCTTTTATTGCTTTATTTATTTACCATGAGCCTCGCACGTCCTAGTTTAATGAGTATTAGTAGTAATTAATGAAGACGTCCAGAATAGTTTATTGTAGTTTAAACTGATATTACCAGCGGTTTATATGTACTATCTTGCTTGTAATTAACTTTAGCTGTTATaacttatttaataaaaatcgTTATCGATCGAGTTACTTATATCAGTTCCATTAATTATCTTTCTCCAACACGATGCTTCTTGTGATCTCATAACCAAACACTTCTATTTATGTCTTTGGAGATTTACTATAAGtaattgtttcttttctttttatttaactTTTCTGAAACATGTTTTAACAAGCAAAATGACAAGCTGAAAGTGGATCCAACTATATTTAAAAAGCTAGGAAATAAATTATCTTgtgatgaaatatatatatatatatatatatatatatatatatatatatatatataataaccaAACACTTCTATTTATGTCTTTGGAGATTTACTATAAGTAAttgtttcttctctttttatttaACTTTTCTGAAACATGTTTTAACAAGCAAAATGACAAGCTGAAAGTGGATCCAACTATATTTGAAAAGCTAGGAAATAAATTATCTTgtgatgaaatatatatatatatatatatatatatatatatatatatatatatatatatatatatatatatataatctaaaGTTTAGAGTCGATGGATTcaatatatgttatatcgtGTTTCGAAAAGGAAATGAAGGGCATAACTGCTCTATTTGTAATAGTTTAGGGTATTTTTGTGCCCAGCGATAAGAGTATTTTTGTGCAATGCGAATGAATTGCATATTGTTCTATTTTCAATAGTTTGATCAGGATTATTTTGACccttaattttatgtaatttgatcaattaaatttgtgtTTGTTTAACAATCACTTAAAAATTGTCAGTTACTAAAATCTTACTTTACATATAACGATGGTAAACAGACATCGCGGAAATTAAATGGACAAAAGTAGAACGAATATATTGGAGAGAGTTTACAAATTACGACATGTTTCTCCATAAAGAAACAACAAGACAATGTCGTCATGCAAGTTTTTTGTTTCTCATGCTGTCAGCTATGCGTTTTGGGCATCAATTAATTAATTCGCGTTGCATAAGattcattaaaaagaaaaacgcTCTCTACTGACTCAAACTCGAaacttaattaaaattgaagaaatgatatTATTCATCCTATCCCGATTCTTGATAGTTCATCCAAAGTGTTTATTGATAGGTCGAGTTTGAAAAGTCTAACGTATTATACCCCACCCCTCtaggataaaaaaaagaaaaaagaaaattaagatgccgtttggccataaaaattattcacttttttccggaatttttttttcatttttttcaacttttgggcgtttggccataaatatttcGAATACAATTTGAAGTTGCATTccgaaataccaaaaactcaaaaaaattatttttcaaaaaatattcacttttttacaattacatttcaccaaaaattacaatttcaaaaactatggccaactcgaactccaacttcaaaaattccaaaaaaagtgaatttgtttttagtatctatggccaaacgcttaCTAAGTTGTTGCGCGAGAATCATAAAACCAAATAAGTACGTATATATCTGCATCTAATTAGGCTAAATATGAAGCCCATGCTAATAATTGAGAAAATGAGGCCAAGTCTtcgtagtatttttttttttttttaaatatatatctCCATCATATTTATTCTCGTCCATACTATGTCAATCGTTGTCAAGATATCCATGACTAGTTTACTTATCCCCATGCCATATTGCCATGttttaaatatgaaaatcaCCTGCTATGCAGCTTCTGGATTAATTCAGATCTGCTGTAAATTAAGACGACGAAAACTAATTAGTTTGACGTGGGATTTGAGGGAGGGGATcgctaattgatttttttttttttttcaacattggCAATTCTAATTAATATGTTCACACTATTAGTAAACTCTATTTATCAAAATTCAGGGAgatcataaaaaaataaaaaaaataaaaaattgtcttTACTGTAATCTGAACACTAGTCATTTACAAATTTTATACCAGTCGTTAAGTGTTAACATTAGCAAGACTGCGGCCCAGCCCACTGATATAACATGACCCGGCCCACACTATTTTACTTGTATTTTACAATTCAGCTtaagtgtaaatatatataGGGTCAGATATTTTCTAATACATTGAACAATTCATTTTTTCTCTCAATAAAGGATCTGtacattctctctctctctctctctctctctctctctctcttcgaATACTCTATGAGTTTGTACATTTTTCTCGCATTTCATTCGATTCATTCAagttaacatggtatcagagcggggATTATC encodes:
- the LOC132062578 gene encoding annexin D4-like, which produces MSEANAYAALTKAFSGLGVDENLFISLLGRWNPHQRASYRVSTPGFFTEDERQFQRWNDQHILQLRQEFLRLKDAVVLYTMHPWERDARLFKEALLLKVPQHNVLIETACTRSSEDLLGARKAYHSLFEHSIEEDIAHHIKTHERKLLVALVSSYRYEGPRVNEDLAKAEAKVFVNAIKDAKKKLIENEEIVRILSHRSKLHLKAIYNHYKELTGNFLDEDLDGELISKQVVQCLCAPQAYFSKILIASLRLDVDETAKDSVTRVIVTRADDNDMKLIKEEFHSKYGTTLAGKIEEVANGSYKDFLLTIIAKSD